The stretch of DNA CCCCGTTGGTGCGCGTGGCAACAATCATGGACTTGTCCATCGACATGACGCCGTGGAACGATGTATCTCCCGTAGTCTCTGTCATGATCCCGTTCGCATCCATGGAGAATGCAAAATTCTCGTTCGTGCCCGGACCGATATTCGTGGTTATGGAGGTGATGCCGGCAGTGATGCCGGCGATGCCGGATACGAATTCCATGGTCCCGTGCGCCCAGCCCATCTCCCCCGAAGTCATCATGGTGTTGTAACTCCAGGTCGTCCCTATCACGTTATCCATGGAAAAGGCACTCCCCGCCAAGGAAGGAGGAATCATGGAAGTAGCGCCCTGGCCCATCATCAATGCGGGGTGGTTCGCCGGGGCGAATCTGCCCGTCGTCAGATCGGGGCTGACCATCCCGAGAGAGATCACCTGGCCGTTGGCGGTGTTGTCCAGCCCGAACACGTTGTTCGTCCCGATGTACATGGGGTAGACCCTCGAATTGGCCGTTCCCTCGTTCTCCATCACGAAGAACCGGTAATTCCTCCCTGTGGGTACGGTTATCGAGAAGGTTTTTGGGGACCCGGAAGTCCCGGTTGCCGTCACCCTTCCCACTTCGAGGTTCGTATCGTCGTCCACGGCCACGAAGGCGGTCCCCGGCACGGAGCCCTGGATCGTGGCGGTTCCGCCACCATCCCCTGCCGTGCCGCCCCCTCCTCCGCATGCGGCGAGCGCCATCCCGAACAACAACACTGTTACGATCCCGATGATCCCTCGTCTTCCGGTCATCCGCTTTTCCTCTCTTTGCCGCCACTAGCAACGGCGCCTTGGGGCTTTCTTCCCCATTTCGGGCCGGTATTCACCACGGATCAACCCCGTCCGACACGCTTCATTGAAGTTCGATGAAAATGGTCGATCCCGGGTTTCCGGAATCCCCTTGGTGGTCCATCATCCCGCGGAACAAGGGGGTTCAGGCCTACTTCAACCTCCAGGGAAAGGTCGCGCTCCCCTTCTTCCCGCCCGATTCGATCTCCGCCTTGAACGTGTATTTCCCCGGAGTCGGCATGTCGACGTCCACGCCGATGTGCGAACCCATCGGGATGAGGGTGACGATCGAGGAGGAAGCCTTGTCGGGTCCCGTGACGACGACCTTCCCCGCCACGCCGGAAACCGGCTTCCCGGTCGCCGGATCGGTGAGGAACAGCATCAGGTGGCGCTTGCCGGCGAACCGGGCGGCGGTCCCGGCGGACACGCCGGACCGCTCCAACTGCGCCTTCATGTCGACCAGCCGGGCCTCGCCCACCCAGGGGCCGACCTTCCCGGAGAAAATCTTTTCTCCCGTCTCCGTGTCGTGCATGCCGGGCTTCCTCTTCCCGGAATCGCCCGTTTTCATGCCGGCGTGATCGCCGTGCGGCATCCCGCCGGGCTCGGCCGCCGCCGAAGTGCCAGGCAGCGCCAGAAGCATCAGCGCCGTGCCGCAGACCGCCGTCCGAACCGCTCCCCCGAGCCTTCCCATGGTCCATCCCTCCCATTCGTTCGTATTGGACCGTTACGATTCCGCCGGCATCGCTGTCGATTCGAGCTCCCGCGACGTTCACGGATGGCTCGGGCCTTCTCTTCGATGCGGCGTCGGGAAATCAGCGAATGCGGGGTCGTCCCGGTGGAGCCCCTCGAAAAGGTTCATGAAAAGAATCCGGGGCGGAACCGGTCGCCTTGACCGGCCCCACCCCGGGGGACCAGCGATGAACCTGCCTGTCCGGCTCGTAATGAATCCGATGCTGTGGTCACTCTCCCCCGCCCGTATTCTCGTACCACGGGAAGTCCACCGCCGGACCACTCCCCGCGCCGGAGGCGCCCATATCGGAAGGGAGGTTCCCCGTTTCCACGCCCGTGCGGTATTCGTAGCCCTTCGAATCGGGAGCCGTTGGACGCGTCCCCGCATCCACCTCCTTCGCCGGATCGGCCAGCTGCATCCCCCAATCGGTCGGGTTCTCGCCAGCCAACGCGGGCGCTGCCATCGTTACCGCCGCCACCGCAAGAACCGCCATCCTCACCAGATTCGCTTTCATCGCTCTTCTCCCTCCTTCTATGGAAATTCTGTTGTTCATTGCCGTCCGTTGCCCTGCCGGAATGAAAAGCACACGGTGTGCCAATTCTCCTTGCGACGCAAGACACCGGAATGCAACGTGTTTTCAGCCAAGGTATTTCCTCGTGGGGTCGTCACTGAAGAATACTCTCGAATAACCGCAGAATATTCTGCGGCCATCCGCCGCGCGGGACGGTGCACGAACACCGAATCCTCCGGCGATCCGGGGATCGACGAATCCCTGGTTGCCTCAGCCTGCGGGCGTTGCCAGCTTCGGCAGCGCGCTCTCCACGATCTGCAGGAAGGTTTCCATCACGGGAGAGTTGCGCTTTCCGGAGTGCATGGCGAGGAAGATCGGTCGCTTCAGGGACATCCCCGTCACCGGGAGCCTCACGAGGCGCCTCGCCCGGAGTTCGGATCGTAGTCCATGGACCGACATGAAGGAGAGTCCGATGCCGGCATGGACCAGCGCCTTGCACGTCTCGGGGCAGGTAAGTTCGATCGTTTTCCGGATCGTCCCCTTCCTCGATGACAGCCAATCTTCGAAGAGCCGGCGGGTTGCCGAGCCCTTCTCGCGGATGATCCACAACTCTTCCTCGAGCGACCCCGGGGCGATGTGACGCACCTTCGCGAGGCGATGCGACGGGGCGGTGAAGCAGACGATCTCGTCCTCCAGGAGCGGCTTCAGCACGAGGTCCTCGCTCGACAGGTGGGCGCCCACGAATCCCAGGTCGAGCTCGTTCCGGACGATCATCTGCTCGATCCGGAGGGAATTCTCCACCGTGTAATGGAGAGCCACCTTCGGAAAACGGCGGTGGAACCGGCCGAGGAGGTCCGGAAGCAGGTAGAACCCCGGGGTCGTGCTGGCACCGACCCGTACGGAACCTCGTTCGGCGGAGCGATGGGAACGAACCGCCTCGGCGGTCCTCTCCATCGCCCCGAGCAGCTTCTCCGCTTCGCCGGCAAGCGTCCGCCCGGCATCCGTCAGGTGAAGCGACTTGCCGACCTGTTCGAAGAGCCGAACGCCGAGCTTCTCCTCGAGCTGACGCACCTGCCGCGAAACCGCCGGCTGCGTGAGGAAAACCTCCGCGGCCGCCCGGGTGTAATTCAGGTGCCTCCGGACGGCAAGGAAGGTGCGAAGGTGATGCGGGTTCATCGGATACCCAAAGTAATTCGCATGGTAACGAATAGAATTATGCATTTCCAAAATAGCTATTTGTAAGCATATCATGACAATCGCCGGCGCGACGCGGGAGACCTGTAGCCGAGTCGGACATAAAATGGAGGCGAATCATGTCTGGAAGCACTGTACGTTTGACCCAGCTCTCCCACTGCGCGGGGTGAGCGGGCAAGATCGGTCCCGAGGACCTCGCTCAGGTTCTGAGCGGCTTGCCAGAGATCACCGACCCGAACGTGCTCGTCGGGCCGAAGACCGCCGACGATGCGGCGATCTACCGTGTCTCCGACGAACTGGCGCTGATCCAGACCGTGGACTTCTTTACCCCGGTGGTGGACGATCCCTACCAGTTCGGAGCCATCGCCGCGGCCAATTCACTTAGCGATGTCTACGCCATGGGCGGGCGACCCGTCCTGGCTCTCAACGTCGTGGGTTTCCCGAGAGGCAGCGACGCGACACCGATGTCGATGCTCGCGGAGATCCTTCGCGGCGGGGCGGAGAAGGCCAGGGAAGCCGGCATCGATATCGTCGGCGGACACACCGTCGACGACAAGGAGCCGAAGTACGGCCTGTGCGTGACCGGCTTCGTCCATCCGAAGGAGTATTGGGCAAACGTCGGAGGGCGCGCGGGGGACCGGCTCGTCCTCACAAAACCGATCGGAACCGGGATCGTGACGACGGCCATGAAGGGGGGCGTCGCGGG from bacterium encodes:
- a CDS encoding LysR family transcriptional regulator gives rise to the protein MNPHHLRTFLAVRRHLNYTRAAAEVFLTQPAVSRQVRQLEEKLGVRLFEQVGKSLHLTDAGRTLAGEAEKLLGAMERTAEAVRSHRSAERGSVRVGASTTPGFYLLPDLLGRFHRRFPKVALHYTVENSLRIEQMIVRNELDLGFVGAHLSSEDLVLKPLLEDEIVCFTAPSHRLAKVRHIAPGSLEEELWIIREKGSATRRLFEDWLSSRKGTIRKTIELTCPETCKALVHAGIGLSFMSVHGLRSELRARRLVRLPVTGMSLKRPIFLAMHSGKRNSPVMETFLQIVESALPKLATPAG
- the selD gene encoding selenide, water dikinase SelD → MGPEDLAQVLSGLPEITDPNVLVGPKTADDAAIYRVSDELALIQTVDFFTPVVDDPYQFGAIAAANSLSDVYAMGGRPVLALNVVGFPRGSDATPMSMLAEILRGGAEKAREAGIDIVGGHTVDDKEPKYGLCVTGFVHPKEYWANVGGRAGDRLVLTKPIGTGIVTTAMKGGVAGEEAMRAAIDTMATLNRAAAEFGRKVGVRACTDITGFGLLGHLREMLGGVGARIRLSAVPLLPGARELAAGGSIPGGTRRNKESLDRTVNYHDAIDEIDRLLLCDAQTSGGLLFAVDPSRSEALLSGLVGAGVPAATIGEFIADPEGRIEVVL